DNA from Brachyspira aalborgi:
ATTTGTTTCGCTTCCGACTTTATATGAGCGACTATTTCATTAACCGCTTTTTCAATTCCTCTTTTAATAAGCATAGGATTTGCGCCGCTTGTAACATTTTTAAGTCCTTCTTTAACCATAGCTTGAGCCAAAACCGTAGCGGTTGTGGTACCGTCTCCTGCCACATCGTTAGTTTTAGTAGCGACTTCTTTAACAATTTGAGCGCCCATATTTTCAAAAGGGTCTTCCAATTCTATTTCTTTAGCGATTGTAACGCCATCGTTTATAATTGTCGGAGGACCGAATTTTTTGTCTATAACGACATTTCGTCCTCTTGGTCCTAAAGTTACTTTTACCGCATTAGCCAAAGCGTCAACTCCTCTCATAAGCGAGCGTCTGGCTTCTTCGTCAAATAATAGCTGTTTTGCTGCCATAAATTTTCTCCTTTCAAACAAATATTAAATATTAATAATTTTTTCTATATTTAAAATATTTTCATTTTAAAATCGTAAATATTATACGATAAAAAATAAATATTTTCAAGTATAGATTGATTAGATTTATAATAAACCTAATCGTCTTTCTTTTTTGATTTTTCTTTTCATTCTTTTAATAGCTTTCTCTCTTTGAAGTTTTTTTTCGAGAGAAGGCTTTTTATAGAATTGCTTTTCTTTTAATTCCTGTAAAATAGCTTCGTTTTCGCATGCTCTACGAAATCTTTTTATAACGCTTTCTACAGGTTCTCCTTCGTTAGCGAATACTCTTACCAATTAACTCACCTTCCTTTTTTATAAAATAATTAGCGGCGAAGGGACTTGAACCCCTGACACTGCGGATATGAGCCGCATGCTCTAACCACCTGAGCCACGCCGCCGTAAAGTCGTTAGACTATTAGCGGGGACAGGACTTGAACCTATGACCTTTGGGTTATGAGCCCAACGAGCTACCAACTGCTCCACCCCGCGATATTAAATAAATATTCAAATATAATATATTATTTTATTTTAAAGTCAAGCGTTTTTTTACAAATTCTTTTATTTAATAGTTTGCTACAAATTATAAATATCAGTATTTTATTATAATTGAAATATTAATTTAAACTTATAAGTATTATTTTCAATATAGAAAAACTATTTTTTAAAATAAATATTTTTATGTTCCCATATCAATTACGGCATCGTTTAGCATATCGGAATCAGGATACGAAGGAAAATCGTTTGGCGAAGAAGGAACGGTATTATTTCTTGGATTTGTTCTCGCTTCATATTTTTCAAGTATTCTTGCCGCAACCGATGCGTCCATTAAACTTAAAAGATAAGAGGTTGTGCTATTTCGTCCTTCCGTAGCGGCTATGGAATCCATTTCTAAAAGAACATCTATAACCAAATCGTCCGAACCGTTTTGAGCCAACTGATTAAGAAGAGCGACAGAATTTTGAGGAGGCATACTATTAATTTTATTTGCCAAATCTGTAAGAACAAGTTGATATTGCGAAGATGCGTCCATAGTAGCCTGATAATTAGACCAAGCGCTTAATAAATTTTGTCTGTCTTGTTCTATTAATTCGGACTGTGAATTTAATTCAATCGCCCTGCTTGCAATTAAAGATTCTTGAGCCTCAATATCTTTTTCTCTCAAATTAAAAGATTCTCGCATTTTTGCTAAATCGTCTCTTGCCAAAAGCGACATATCTTCCACTCTCGGTTTGCTTATAAATCTCGATAAAAGCGGAACATTTGGCGCTATTCTCGTTCGCATTAAAGTATAATAATTTACAACGCCGAATACATCGAACATATAAAGCAAAGCTATGAAAGCTATTAAATTAACTATAATCAAAATTCCTATCTTCAATTTCATAATTTATTATCACCGCCAATATAAATATAATACATGTAAAATAATAATATGTCAACTAATATATTATCGAAATAAAAAAATATTTTGTTATAATTTTTTAATCGGTTCTTCTTAATAATATCATGCTTATATCGTCAGTGAGAGAATTATTTGAAAAGTATTTTATTTCCCGAATTATATTATCTTTTATTACATTAATATTTTTATGCATATTTTTTAAAAATATAGATTTTAATTTTTCATCTCCAAGCATTTTATTATTGTCGTCAAATATCTCGTAAGCGCCATCCGTAAATAAAAATAAAGTGTCATTATGAGCAAGTTTTATGCTTGTTTCCGTATATTTGCTTTCTTCAGTCATTCCAATTAAAGGACCGTCAATATCTAAAAAATCAATCTTATTAAAAAAATTAGAATAATATAAAGGTTTTGGCGAACCTCCCGAAGAAAATAAAAAATATCCCGTTTCATTATTATAAACGGCGTAAAATACCGAAGCGAATAAACTTTTATCAAAACCTTCGTCTATAAAAAAATTATTTAATTCTTTCAAAAAAACTGATGGAGAAGTATTTTTTGAATCGATAATCGCATGAGAATCAAAAAAAGATTTTATTAAAATTGTAAGCATACTCGCAGCCACGCCATGTCCTGAAACATCGGCAAGCAAAATTGCATAACAACCGTCATTTATCTGCTTTATTCCGCTATAATCTCCCGATACTTCGTTTGGAGCATAATGATAAATCGCTATATCGTTTTTTGGTATTGAAACATTTCCATAAGAGAGAATGCTTTTTTGCAATTTTGAAGCGTATTCAATGTCTTTTTTTAATATATCCATATACATTATATTTGATTCAACGGCTTTTTTTAATCTTATATAGGATTTCATTTTTAATAAAAAAATATCTATGTCGATTGATTTTTGAAAAAATCCGTCAGCTCCGCATTCAAAAGATTTTATACATTCCGCTTTATTGTCGTTTGCCGTCATAAAAAGTATAACCGTATTATTTATAAGATTATCCGCGCTTATTCTTTCCGCTAATCTGAAAGCTCCGCCGAAAGGAAGCATATAATCTACAATAATGCAATCTGGAATTTTCTCATAAGTTAAATTAATCGCTTCTTCATAAGATACGGCAATATAACATAAATATCCGTCTTTTTTTAAGGCGTTTTGTATAAATTTAGCGTA
Protein-coding regions in this window:
- a CDS encoding periplasmic-type flagellar collar protein FlbB; translated protein: MKLKIGILIIVNLIAFIALLYMFDVFGVVNYYTLMRTRIAPNVPLLSRFISKPRVEDMSLLARDDLAKMRESFNLREKDIEAQESLIASRAIELNSQSELIEQDRQNLLSAWSNYQATMDASSQYQLVLTDLANKINSMPPQNSVALLNQLAQNGSDDLVIDVLLEMDSIAATEGRNSTTSYLLSLMDASVAARILEKYEARTNPRNNTVPSSPNDFPSYPDSDMLNDAVIDMGT
- a CDS encoding SpoIIE family protein phosphatase, producing MKSNILTEKILIVDSNIDYAKFIQNALKKDGYLCYIAVSYEEAINLTYEKIPDCIIVDYMLPFGGAFRLAERISADNLINNTVILFMTANDNKAECIKSFECGADGFFQKSIDIDIFLLKMKSYIRLKKAVESNIMYMDILKKDIEYASKLQKSILSYGNVSIPKNDIAIYHYAPNEVSGDYSGIKQINDGCYAILLADVSGHGVAASMLTILIKSFFDSHAIIDSKNTSPSVFLKELNNFFIDEGFDKSLFASVFYAVYNNETGYFLFSSGGSPKPLYYSNFFNKIDFLDIDGPLIGMTEESKYTETSIKLAHNDTLFLFTDGAYEIFDDNNKMLGDEKLKSIFLKNMHKNINVIKDNIIREIKYFSNNSLTDDISMILLRRTD
- the rpsU gene encoding 30S ribosomal protein S21, with protein sequence MVRVFANEGEPVESVIKRFRRACENEAILQELKEKQFYKKPSLEKKLQREKAIKRMKRKIKKERRLGLL